A genomic region of Azoarcus sp. KH32C contains the following coding sequences:
- a CDS encoding alpha-ketoacid dehydrogenase subunit beta has protein sequence MSELNLVEALNHAMAYELEHDPSVVLLGEDIGVNGGVFRATVGLQQRFGTERVIDTSLAETAIAGTAIGMAAMGLKPVAEIQFSGFIYPTVDHIINHAGRLRNRTRGRLTCPMVLRAPSGAGIHAPEHHSESPEAMFAHMPGLRVVMPSSPSRAYGLLLAAIRDPDPVIFLEPTRLYRLYKQEVADDGEALPLDVCFTLRAGTDVTLVSWGAMVHETLAAADALEQEGISAEVIDIATLKPLDMTTILDSVSRTGRCVIVQEAPRTAGFGAEVAANLAEHGLYSLLAPVQRVTGYDVVVPLSRLEHQYMPSVARIVAGVRKTMEAA, from the coding sequence ATGTCTGAGCTCAACCTCGTCGAAGCGCTCAATCACGCAATGGCCTACGAGCTGGAGCATGACCCCTCGGTCGTGCTGCTGGGCGAAGATATCGGGGTCAACGGTGGCGTGTTCCGCGCAACAGTCGGCCTACAGCAACGCTTCGGCACCGAGCGCGTGATCGACACCTCGCTCGCCGAAACCGCGATCGCCGGCACCGCGATCGGCATGGCGGCGATGGGGCTGAAACCTGTCGCGGAGATCCAGTTCTCGGGCTTCATCTACCCGACCGTCGACCACATCATCAACCACGCGGGACGCCTGCGTAACCGCACGCGCGGGCGGCTGACCTGCCCCATGGTTCTGCGCGCACCCTCCGGTGCCGGCATCCACGCCCCCGAGCATCACTCCGAAAGCCCCGAGGCGATGTTCGCGCACATGCCGGGCCTGCGCGTCGTGATGCCTTCGTCGCCGTCGCGCGCCTACGGCCTGCTGCTCGCCGCGATCCGCGATCCCGACCCGGTGATCTTCCTCGAACCGACGCGCCTCTACCGCCTCTACAAGCAGGAGGTCGCCGACGACGGCGAAGCGCTGCCGCTGGACGTCTGCTTCACGCTGCGCGCGGGGACCGACGTGACGCTCGTGAGCTGGGGCGCGATGGTGCATGAGACGCTCGCCGCCGCCGACGCACTCGAGCAGGAAGGCATCTCCGCCGAAGTGATCGACATCGCCACACTCAAGCCGCTCGACATGACGACGATCCTTGATTCGGTGAGCCGCACGGGCCGCTGCGTGATCGTTCAGGAGGCGCCGCGCACCGCCGGCTTTGGCGCCGAAGTCGCCGCGAACCTCGCCGAACACGGGCTCTATTCGCTCCTCGCGCCGGTGCAGCGCGTCACCGGCTACGATGTCGTCGTGCCGCTCTCGCGCCTCGAACATCAGTACATGCCGAGCGTCGCCCGCATCGTCGCCGGCGTCAGGAAAACGATGGAGGCCGCATGA
- a CDS encoding dihydrolipoamide acetyltransferase family protein, protein MKIFKLPDLGEGLQEAEVVEWHVKVGDEIKADQPLISVETAKAIVEIPSPQAGRIEKLFADVGQLVHVGAPLVGFEGAADADAGTVVGAMQVGHQVKQEAPAAVGARGATIKATPAVRAMAQKLNVELAMVTPSGPDGVITAGDVQRVAKILSELGPPEILRGVRRAMAQNMALAQDEVAAATVIDDADIDAWKKGEDITIRLVRALVAGCRAEPGLNAWYEGHTMARRVLTKIDVGIAVDLPDGLFVPVLRDVANRDAADLRRGLDNMRAAIASRKMPPEELRGNTITLSNFGMLGAKYAAPIVMPPTVAILGAGRVHDQVIAIDRKPVVHRVLPLSLTFDHRVVTGGEAARFLAAVIADLSRSD, encoded by the coding sequence ATGAAAATCTTCAAACTGCCCGATCTGGGCGAAGGTCTGCAGGAAGCGGAAGTCGTCGAGTGGCACGTCAAGGTCGGCGACGAGATCAAGGCCGATCAGCCGCTGATCTCGGTCGAAACCGCCAAGGCGATCGTCGAGATCCCCTCGCCTCAGGCGGGTCGCATCGAGAAGCTCTTCGCCGACGTCGGTCAGCTCGTCCATGTCGGCGCACCGCTGGTCGGCTTCGAAGGCGCGGCCGATGCCGATGCCGGCACCGTGGTCGGCGCGATGCAGGTCGGCCATCAGGTGAAGCAGGAGGCGCCGGCGGCAGTGGGAGCGCGCGGTGCGACGATCAAGGCGACGCCGGCCGTACGCGCAATGGCCCAGAAGCTCAACGTCGAACTCGCGATGGTCACCCCTTCCGGGCCGGACGGCGTCATCACCGCAGGGGACGTGCAACGCGTCGCGAAGATCCTCTCCGAGCTCGGCCCGCCCGAGATCCTGCGCGGCGTGCGGCGCGCGATGGCGCAGAACATGGCCCTCGCCCAGGACGAAGTCGCGGCAGCGACCGTCATCGACGACGCGGACATCGACGCGTGGAAGAAGGGCGAGGACATCACGATCCGCCTCGTGCGTGCGCTCGTCGCCGGCTGCCGCGCCGAGCCCGGGCTCAACGCCTGGTACGAAGGCCACACGATGGCGCGCCGGGTGCTGACGAAGATCGACGTCGGCATCGCGGTCGACCTTCCCGACGGGCTCTTCGTGCCGGTACTGCGCGACGTCGCGAATCGTGATGCGGCCGACCTGCGCCGCGGCCTCGACAACATGCGCGCCGCGATCGCCTCCCGCAAGATGCCGCCCGAGGAGCTGCGCGGCAACACGATCACGCTGTCGAACTTCGGCATGCTCGGCGCGAAATACGCCGCGCCGATCGTCATGCCGCCGACGGTCGCGATCCTCGGCGCCGGGCGCGTGCACGATCAGGTGATAGCCATCGACCGCAAGCCCGTCGTCCATCGCGTGCTGCCACTGAGCCTGACCTTCGACCACCGCGTCGTCACCGGCGGGGAGGCGGCGAGGTTCCTCGCGGCGGTGATCGCGGATCTGAGCCGATCCGACTAG
- a CDS encoding alpha/beta hydrolase, translating to MLAAIGIAHGALLAYFYVGQESLIFHPEPLPADFRFAFDPREQRVDEVRIAVPGGEIDALHFRQPAPRGLVFYLHGNSGNLATWTTHIDFYRRINYDLFMIDYRGFGKSRGTITSEAQLHADVRAAWDRIAPAYAGKPVVILGRSLGTALATRLARDVNPALLVLVTPFTSLLDLARLHEPLAPTWLLKYPLRSDALIGDVRSPVLLIHGTRDTLTPLAHAERLRSLIRSPAQLLVIDGATHDDIHEYPDYANVLGERLEALGR from the coding sequence GTGCTGGCGGCGATTGGCATTGCCCACGGTGCCTTGCTCGCATACTTCTATGTCGGTCAGGAAAGCTTGATCTTTCATCCGGAGCCGCTGCCTGCGGATTTCCGCTTCGCGTTCGATCCGCGCGAACAGCGCGTCGACGAAGTACGGATCGCCGTGCCGGGCGGCGAGATCGATGCACTCCATTTCCGCCAGCCTGCGCCGCGAGGGCTGGTGTTCTATCTGCACGGCAACAGCGGCAATCTGGCGACCTGGACGACGCACATTGATTTCTACCGCCGTATCAATTACGACCTCTTCATGATCGATTACCGGGGCTTCGGCAAGAGCCGCGGGACGATCACGAGCGAGGCGCAACTACACGCAGACGTGCGTGCCGCATGGGATCGCATTGCGCCGGCCTATGCCGGCAAACCGGTCGTGATCCTCGGCCGCTCGTTGGGAACTGCGCTCGCGACACGGCTCGCGCGTGACGTGAATCCGGCGCTGCTGGTGCTGGTGACGCCGTTTACGAGCCTTCTCGATCTCGCGCGGTTGCACGAGCCGCTCGCGCCGACCTGGCTGCTGAAATATCCGTTACGCAGCGACGCGCTGATCGGCGATGTCAGGAGTCCTGTGTTGCTGATCCACGGCACGCGCGACACGCTCACGCCGCTCGCACACGCGGAGCGCTTGCGCTCCCTTATACGCTCCCCGGCGCAGCTGCTGGTAATCGACGGCGCGACGCACGACGACATCCACGAATATCCAGATTATGCTAACGTGCTCGGCGAAAGGCTCGAGGCTTTGGGGCGCTGA
- a CDS encoding C-GCAxxG-C-C family protein translates to MEDRPTSIPSSESVRQAAEDAFASGLYCAESVLSALAAAQGVKSELLPKVATAFCSGMARSCGPCGALTGALMGVGLALGRDDSSKSVQSAYAVTQELIRAFEHEFGARNCDELLGCDLGTAEGQTKFKDERLYERCRLYTGRTAEMAAQLLAPALS, encoded by the coding sequence ATGGAAGACCGACCGACGTCCATCCCCTCTTCAGAAAGTGTCCGGCAAGCCGCGGAGGACGCGTTTGCCTCCGGGCTCTATTGCGCCGAGAGCGTGCTGTCCGCATTGGCAGCCGCCCAAGGCGTGAAGTCCGAACTCCTGCCCAAGGTCGCGACGGCGTTTTGCAGTGGCATGGCCCGTAGTTGCGGCCCGTGCGGAGCGCTCACCGGCGCGCTGATGGGAGTCGGTCTTGCGTTGGGCCGTGACGACAGCTCGAAATCGGTCCAATCCGCTTACGCCGTGACACAGGAGCTCATCCGGGCCTTCGAGCATGAGTTCGGCGCCCGGAACTGCGACGAACTGCTCGGCTGCGACCTCGGGACGGCCGAAGGCCAGACGAAATTCAAGGACGAACGGCTGTACGAGCGCTGCCGCCTTTATACGGGGCGAACAGCCGAAATGGCGGCACAGTTGCTCGCTCCCGCACTCTCGTGA
- a CDS encoding VOC family protein, which translates to MKVQPYLFFDGRCEEALEFYRKVLGAEVTMMMRNRESPEPPPPGTMPPGTEDKIMHANLRIGDTEVMASDGRCTGQPAFQGFSLAAAVASAAEAERVFAELSQGGQVQMPLTKTFWSPSFGMVADKFGVSWMVMAAA; encoded by the coding sequence ATGAAAGTCCAGCCCTACCTGTTCTTCGACGGTCGCTGCGAAGAGGCGCTCGAGTTCTACCGCAAGGTGCTCGGTGCGGAGGTCACGATGATGATGCGCAACCGCGAAAGCCCTGAACCGCCTCCGCCCGGCACGATGCCGCCGGGTACCGAGGACAAGATCATGCACGCCAACCTGCGCATTGGTGACACGGAAGTCATGGCCTCCGACGGCCGCTGCACCGGTCAGCCAGCTTTCCAGGGCTTCTCGCTCGCTGCCGCGGTCGCGAGTGCCGCCGAGGCCGAACGCGTCTTCGCCGAGCTAAGCCAGGGCGGTCAAGTCCAGATGCCGCTCACGAAGACCTTCTGGTCGCCCAGCTTCGGCATGGTCGCCGACAAGTTCGGCGTGTCTTGGATGGTGATGGCCGCGGCGTGA
- a CDS encoding cytochrome b/b6 domain-containing protein produces the protein MNAEQQSKWVRVHPLVVRITHWINAIAILVMVTSGWRIYDASPIFPFRIPSGITLGGWLGGALQWHFAGMWLLAINGLVYLAYGIFSGHFHRKFWPISPAAVIADVLAALRGKLSHDDLSVYNAAQRAAYATLIIAIVVLVLSGLAIWKPVQLQSLAALMGGYEGARIVHFAAMALTVLVVIVHVVMVALVPRTLHAMITGNVRRVRT, from the coding sequence GTGAACGCTGAACAGCAATCGAAATGGGTGCGGGTTCATCCGCTGGTGGTGCGCATCACGCACTGGATCAACGCCATCGCGATACTCGTGATGGTGACGAGCGGATGGCGCATCTACGACGCCTCGCCGATCTTTCCCTTCCGCATTCCGTCAGGCATCACGCTCGGAGGCTGGCTGGGCGGGGCGCTGCAATGGCACTTTGCGGGGATGTGGCTGCTGGCGATCAACGGGCTCGTGTATCTCGCCTACGGCATCTTCTCGGGCCACTTCCATCGGAAGTTCTGGCCGATCTCGCCCGCTGCGGTAATCGCCGACGTGCTGGCGGCGCTGCGCGGCAAGCTGTCTCACGACGACCTTTCCGTCTACAACGCGGCCCAGCGTGCCGCATATGCGACGCTGATCATCGCGATCGTCGTGCTCGTGCTGTCGGGCCTCGCAATCTGGAAGCCCGTTCAGCTGCAGAGCCTGGCTGCGCTGATGGGCGGCTATGAGGGGGCGCGCATCGTGCATTTCGCCGCGATGGCGCTCACCGTCCTCGTCGTCATCGTGCATGTCGTGATGGTGGCGTTGGTGCCGCGCACCTTGCACGCGATGATCACCGGAAACGTTCGGAGGGTCCGCACATGA
- a CDS encoding molybdopterin-dependent oxidoreductase, whose product MKPRNALGQALAAIPKREIESIERRLFLRHGLSLGALAMLTGCNITDQESVEQALMAMSRWNDRVQGWLFDPTRLAPEYPESAITVPFPFNAYYGEDEAPEVDGEDYRLELGGLIRERKPWSLPELYALPQVSQVTRHICVEGWSAIGKWSGTPFRSFLERVGADTTAKFVGFKCDDDYYSSIDMPTALHPQTILAFRYADQILPKKYGFPMKLRVPTKLGFKNPKHIRAIFVTNEYPGGYWEDQGYNWFSGS is encoded by the coding sequence ATGAAACCGCGCAACGCCCTGGGCCAGGCGCTGGCCGCCATCCCCAAACGCGAGATCGAGAGCATCGAACGCCGTCTCTTCCTGCGCCACGGCCTGTCGCTGGGTGCGCTGGCGATGCTCACCGGCTGCAATATCACCGACCAGGAAAGCGTCGAGCAGGCGCTGATGGCGATGTCGCGCTGGAACGACCGCGTGCAGGGCTGGCTTTTTGACCCGACGCGACTCGCGCCGGAATACCCGGAGTCGGCGATCACCGTGCCCTTCCCGTTCAACGCTTACTACGGCGAGGACGAGGCGCCCGAGGTCGATGGCGAGGACTACCGGCTGGAGCTCGGCGGTCTGATCCGCGAGCGCAAGCCGTGGAGCCTGCCCGAGCTGTACGCGCTGCCGCAGGTATCGCAGGTCACGCGCCACATATGCGTCGAAGGCTGGAGCGCGATCGGCAAGTGGAGCGGCACGCCCTTCCGCAGCTTCCTCGAACGGGTCGGCGCCGACACCACGGCGAAGTTCGTCGGCTTCAAGTGCGACGACGACTACTACTCGAGCATCGACATGCCGACGGCACTGCATCCGCAGACAATCCTCGCCTTCCGCTATGCCGACCAGATCCTGCCGAAAAAGTACGGTTTCCCGATGAAGCTGCGGGTACCGACCAAGCTCGGCTTCAAGAACCCGAAACACATCCGGGCGATCTTCGTCACCAACGAATACCCGGGTGGCTATTGGGAGGACCAGGGCTATAACTGGTTCAGTGGGTCCTGA
- a CDS encoding pentapeptide MXKDX repeat protein, whose protein sequence is MKKIITTTIAALMCLGLSSAYAADEMMKKDDMSKDGAMMKRDDMAKDAMKKPAKKTMAKKDEMKKDGMGKDQMMKDEMKKDAMGKDQMSK, encoded by the coding sequence ATGAAAAAAATCATCACCACCACCATCGCCGCGCTCATGTGCCTCGGGCTCTCCAGCGCCTACGCCGCCGATGAAATGATGAAGAAGGACGACATGTCCAAGGACGGCGCGATGATGAAGCGCGACGACATGGCGAAGGATGCGATGAAGAAGCCCGCCAAGAAGACCATGGCGAAGAAGGATGAGATGAAGAAGGATGGCATGGGCAAGGATCAAATGATGAAGGACGAAATGAAGAAGGACGCAATGGGCAAGGACCAGATGTCGAAGTAA
- a CDS encoding patatin-like phospholipase family protein, which yields MNTTTTERTAFVLAGGGSFGSIQVGMLRALVAHGVMADLVVGTSVGAINGAYFAGDPTATGVARLEALWRRLRRRDVFPLSLPRLGAFFSRSPALGDPSGLRRIIERELPYRDLESAAIPIHICAAELLSGGSVCLSSGPAVDAILASSAVPAVFPPVSIDGVMLIDGAIASNTPITMAIELGATRLIVLPTGFACALETPPTSTIASALHALNLLIAHQMVRDLAHVAGRANVVTVPPLCPLAVSPYDFSRADELIERAAKTTTVWLESGGLDEHAIPHALLPHD from the coding sequence ATGAACACGACCACCACGGAAAGAACGGCCTTCGTGCTCGCCGGCGGCGGCAGCTTCGGTTCGATCCAGGTCGGCATGCTGCGCGCACTCGTCGCGCACGGCGTCATGGCCGATCTGGTGGTGGGCACCTCGGTCGGCGCGATCAACGGCGCCTATTTCGCCGGAGACCCGACCGCAACGGGCGTCGCGCGGCTCGAAGCGCTGTGGCGCCGTCTCAGGCGTCGCGACGTGTTCCCGCTCTCCCTGCCCCGGCTGGGCGCCTTCTTCTCGCGCTCCCCGGCGCTGGGCGATCCGAGCGGACTGCGACGCATCATCGAACGGGAACTGCCATACCGCGACCTCGAATCGGCGGCGATCCCGATCCACATCTGCGCGGCCGAGTTGCTGAGCGGCGGCTCCGTGTGTCTATCGAGCGGACCCGCTGTCGACGCGATCCTCGCGAGCTCTGCCGTGCCGGCCGTGTTCCCGCCGGTGAGCATCGACGGCGTCATGCTCATCGACGGCGCGATCGCCAGCAACACGCCGATCACGATGGCGATCGAACTCGGCGCGACGCGCCTGATCGTACTGCCGACAGGTTTCGCCTGCGCGCTTGAAACCCCGCCGACGAGCACCATCGCCAGCGCCTTGCACGCCCTCAACCTGCTGATCGCCCACCAGATGGTGCGCGACCTCGCCCATGTCGCCGGCCGCGCGAACGTCGTCACCGTACCGCCGCTATGCCCGCTCGCGGTCTCCCCCTACGATTTCTCGCGTGCTGACGAGCTCATCGAGCGCGCAGCGAAGACCACGACCGTTTGGCTCGAAAGCGGCGGGCTCGACGAACACGCGATCCCACACGCATTGCTGCCGCACGATTGA
- a CDS encoding type II toxin-antitoxin system RelE/ParE family toxin: MIELLRYQREDGREPFTEWLSAIRDKTAQARIRIRLRQLQAGNFGDCEPVGEGVIELRIHVGAGYRVYCSRHGKAVLLLCGGDKHSQAADIKQARKMWVEWKRRQT; this comes from the coding sequence ATGATTGAACTCCTGCGGTACCAGCGCGAAGACGGGCGAGAACCGTTTACAGAATGGCTTAGCGCGATACGTGACAAGACTGCTCAAGCTCGGATCCGCATTCGCCTCCGCCAGCTACAGGCCGGAAATTTCGGTGATTGCGAGCCGGTGGGCGAAGGCGTCATCGAACTTCGCATCCATGTAGGCGCCGGATACCGCGTGTATTGCAGCCGCCACGGCAAGGCTGTACTCCTGCTATGCGGCGGCGACAAGCATTCACAGGCCGCGGACATCAAGCAGGCCAGGAAGATGTGGGTGGAATGGAAACGGAGGCAGACATGA
- a CDS encoding addiction module antidote protein: protein MSKLKGVVSHHEAELAELRADRELAIEYLKAAMESLDDPDNRAAGLLALRTVAEAYGGLGAVAEQAGISRESLYRALSPKGNPTLRTLLAVLKTVGLRLSVEPENHAHA, encoded by the coding sequence ATGAGCAAATTGAAAGGCGTCGTATCGCATCATGAAGCCGAACTCGCGGAGCTGCGTGCCGACCGTGAACTGGCCATCGAATATCTCAAGGCAGCCATGGAATCGCTCGACGATCCGGACAACCGCGCCGCAGGATTGCTGGCGCTGCGCACCGTCGCGGAGGCCTATGGAGGGCTGGGCGCGGTCGCCGAACAGGCGGGCATCAGCCGCGAATCGCTGTATCGTGCCCTCTCCCCAAAAGGGAACCCCACGCTCAGAACCCTGCTGGCCGTGCTGAAAACCGTAGGCCTGCGCCTGTCCGTCGAGCCGGAAAACCACGCGCACGCGTGA
- a CDS encoding D-(-)-3-hydroxybutyrate oligomer hydrolase — translation MYPSMRSVTPIVLALAAMPALAFSGSGFGFNQKPAFLGDVISRDTDGISDDLLTAGLGRAGIQSGTAPVVSAVPTADELRRLAIYNNYRALIDTSPNGGYGTLFGPLTSVSATGVVSSSGDGKIAGSEYLAYANHGGERGNVTLMVQVPAHFNPKKPCIVTATSSGSRGIYGAIGTSGEWGLQKGCAVAYADKGTGNGMHDLATNTVGLIDGTRADAATAGDASHFTADLSESERAAFLAAWPNRVAVKHAHSKLNPEADWGRDTLDAVRFAFYVLNEKYGVHTPQGVVRTIVKQKTVVIAASVSNGAGAALAAAEQDDEDLIDGVAVGEPQIQLRENNHLVVRRGSQIRTGSGRTLYDYTTYANLLQPCATLSPRAAGSPGAAFVPAALATNRCEALVAHGLISGATPAEQGDSALDALLAYGWEPESTPLAASHYAFAVPPIAVTYANTYGRFGVEERACNFSFAAVDSSGVPAPWLPALAATSFGTGNGIPPASGLQIINDASVGGPRRDGASISPSTGKFDFNVDGALCLRSLWTDNSVEAQRVHENVEAVRVRADLNGKPAIIVHGRSDALVPVGFTSRPYLGMNRAEEGARSRLRYIEVTNAQHFDAFIGNALLAGYDTRFVPLHVYFRRALDLMYGHLASHSPLPPSQVVRTTPRTGTPGAAAPLTATNVPPISATPAASDRITVTGNEVFVPD, via the coding sequence ATGTACCCCAGCATGCGCAGCGTCACCCCGATCGTACTGGCCCTGGCAGCGATGCCGGCCCTTGCTTTTTCCGGAAGCGGATTCGGCTTCAACCAGAAGCCGGCGTTTCTGGGCGACGTCATCTCACGCGACACGGACGGCATATCCGACGATCTCCTCACGGCGGGGCTCGGCCGCGCCGGCATCCAGTCGGGAACCGCACCGGTTGTGTCCGCGGTGCCGACGGCCGATGAACTGCGTCGACTGGCGATCTACAACAATTACCGCGCACTGATCGACACCTCGCCGAACGGTGGCTACGGGACCCTGTTCGGGCCGCTCACGAGCGTCAGTGCGACGGGTGTCGTCAGCAGCTCCGGCGACGGCAAGATCGCCGGCAGCGAATATCTCGCCTATGCGAACCACGGCGGGGAGCGCGGCAACGTCACGCTGATGGTGCAGGTGCCGGCCCACTTCAACCCGAAGAAGCCCTGCATCGTCACCGCCACTTCCAGCGGCTCGCGCGGCATCTACGGCGCGATCGGAACCTCGGGCGAGTGGGGCCTGCAGAAAGGCTGCGCCGTCGCCTACGCCGACAAGGGCACCGGCAACGGCATGCACGACCTCGCGACGAATACCGTCGGCCTGATCGACGGTACGCGCGCCGACGCCGCGACCGCGGGCGACGCGTCCCACTTCACCGCCGATCTATCCGAGTCCGAGCGCGCCGCCTTCCTCGCCGCGTGGCCCAACCGCGTCGCCGTCAAGCACGCGCATTCCAAGCTGAATCCGGAGGCCGACTGGGGGCGCGACACGCTCGATGCGGTGCGTTTCGCCTTCTACGTGCTCAACGAAAAGTATGGCGTTCATACCCCGCAGGGCGTGGTGCGCACGATCGTCAAGCAGAAAACCGTCGTGATCGCGGCCAGTGTGTCCAATGGCGCCGGTGCCGCGCTGGCCGCGGCCGAGCAGGATGACGAAGACCTGATCGACGGCGTCGCGGTCGGCGAACCGCAAATCCAGCTGCGCGAGAACAACCATCTCGTTGTCCGCCGCGGCAGCCAGATCCGCACCGGCAGCGGCCGCACGCTCTACGACTACACGACCTACGCCAACCTGCTGCAGCCCTGCGCAACCTTGTCGCCGCGCGCGGCCGGCTCCCCCGGCGCGGCCTTCGTCCCGGCGGCGCTGGCGACGAACCGCTGCGAAGCCCTGGTGGCCCATGGGCTGATCAGCGGGGCGACGCCGGCCGAACAGGGCGACAGCGCGCTCGATGCATTGCTCGCCTATGGCTGGGAGCCCGAATCGACTCCGCTCGCGGCCTCGCATTACGCGTTCGCGGTGCCGCCGATTGCAGTGACCTACGCCAATACCTACGGCCGCTTCGGCGTCGAGGAGCGGGCCTGCAACTTCAGTTTTGCCGCGGTCGACAGTTCGGGCGTTCCCGCCCCGTGGCTCCCTGCGCTGGCGGCGACGAGCTTCGGCACCGGCAACGGCATTCCGCCCGCATCCGGCCTGCAGATCATCAACGATGCATCGGTCGGCGGACCGCGGCGCGACGGGGCATCGATCTCGCCTTCCACCGGCAAGTTCGACTTCAACGTCGATGGCGCGCTGTGCCTGCGTTCGTTGTGGACGGACAACAGCGTCGAAGCGCAGCGGGTCCATGAAAACGTCGAAGCCGTACGCGTGCGGGCCGATCTCAACGGCAAGCCCGCGATCATCGTCCATGGCCGCTCCGACGCGCTCGTGCCGGTGGGCTTCACGTCGCGGCCCTACCTGGGCATGAACCGCGCCGAGGAGGGCGCCCGCAGCCGCCTGCGCTATATCGAGGTCACGAACGCGCAGCACTTCGACGCCTTCATCGGCAACGCGTTGCTCGCCGGCTACGATACGCGTTTCGTCCCGCTGCACGTGTACTTCCGCCGCGCGCTCGACCTGATGTACGGCCACCTGGCGTCGCACAGCCCGTTGCCGCCGTCGCAGGTCGTGCGCACAACGCCGCGTACGGGCACGCCGGGTGCCGCGGCACCGCTCACTGCGACGAACGTGCCGCCGATCAGCGCCACGCCTGCCGCCTCCGACCGCATCACCGTCACCGGTAACGAAGTCTTCGTGCCGGATTGA
- a CDS encoding HD domain-containing phosphohydrolase, with protein sequence MYHHPILCVDDDPLNLGLLRAVLEQDYRLVYARSGAEAIRATAKHQPSLILLDVVMPDMNGFDVARHLKADPATSRIPIIFVTSLTEAVDEQTGFDVGGVDYITKPISPPVVRARVRTHLSLVNAAELAASHRAAIHMLGEAGHYNDTDTGMHVWRMAAYCRRLAEIVGWEAEDAGLLELAAPMHDTGKIGIPDAILKKPAKLDADEWTVMKTHSRIGYDILCRGDAPLFQLAAKVSLYHHERWDGTGYPDGLVGEEIPESARIVAIADVFDALTTRRPYKEAWPLERVIDQLDESAGSHLEARLVSAFKGAMPEILEIKAHWDAQEGRAREVGLRA encoded by the coding sequence ATGTACCACCATCCGATTCTTTGCGTCGATGACGATCCCCTCAACCTTGGTTTGCTGCGAGCAGTCCTGGAGCAGGACTACCGCCTGGTCTATGCGCGCAGCGGCGCCGAGGCCATCCGGGCGACGGCAAAGCACCAGCCGTCGTTGATCCTGCTCGACGTGGTCATGCCGGACATGAACGGTTTCGATGTCGCCCGCCACCTCAAGGCCGATCCGGCGACCAGCCGCATCCCGATCATCTTCGTCACCAGTCTCACCGAGGCGGTCGACGAGCAGACCGGATTCGACGTCGGCGGAGTGGATTACATCACCAAGCCGATTTCTCCTCCCGTCGTCCGGGCCCGCGTACGCACGCATCTCTCGCTCGTGAACGCCGCCGAGCTGGCGGCCAGTCACCGTGCCGCCATCCACATGCTCGGCGAGGCCGGCCACTACAACGATACCGATACGGGCATGCACGTCTGGCGCATGGCCGCGTACTGTCGCCGGCTGGCCGAGATCGTCGGATGGGAGGCCGAAGACGCCGGCCTGCTGGAGCTCGCGGCCCCGATGCACGACACGGGCAAGATCGGCATCCCCGACGCGATCCTCAAGAAGCCGGCCAAGCTCGATGCGGACGAATGGACCGTCATGAAGACGCATTCCCGCATTGGCTACGACATCCTGTGTCGTGGGGACGCGCCCCTGTTTCAGTTGGCAGCCAAAGTGTCCCTGTATCACCACGAACGATGGGACGGCACCGGCTATCCGGACGGACTGGTCGGGGAGGAGATTCCCGAGTCCGCGCGCATTGTCGCCATTGCGGATGTCTTCGACGCGCTCACGACGCGGCGCCCCTACAAGGAGGCGTGGCCGCTGGAGCGCGTGATCGACCAGCTCGACGAGTCCGCCGGCAGCCATCTGGAAGCGCGCCTGGTGAGTGCGTTCAAGGGGGCCATGCCCGAGATTCTCGAGATCAAGGCCCACTGGGACGCACAGGAGGGACGCGCGAGGGAGGTCGGTCTCAGGGCTTGA